In the Agromyces flavus genome, GGGGCTCTTCGCCCGCCGCGGCTTCAACATCGAGTCGCTCGCCGTGGGCCACTCCGAGATCGACGGCCTCTCGCGCATCACCGTCGTCGTCGACGTCGAGGACCTTCCGCTCGAGCAGGTGACCAAGCAGTTGAACAAGCTCGTCAACGTCATCAAGATCGTCGAGCTCGACCCCGCGCAGTCGGTGCAGCGCGAGCACCTGCTCATCAAGGTGCGTGTCGACAACTCGACCCGATCGGCCGTGCTCGAGGCCGTGAACCTGTTCCGCGCCCGCGTGGTCGACGTGTCGACCGACGCTCTCGTGATCGAGGTCACCGGCGACTCCGGCAAGACGACCGCCCTGCTGAAGGTCCTCGAGCCCTACGGCATCAAGGAGATCGCCCAGTCCGGCCTCCTCGCGATCGGCCGCGGCGGCAAGTCGATCACCGAGCGCGTCTTCAAGAGCTGATCCCGGATGGCGCGACGCGCGTCGCGACATCCGCTCATCGAACCCAACCAAGGAGAAAGAACCGCAACATGGCTGAGATCTACTACGACAAGGACGCCGACCTCTCGCTCATCCAGGGCAAGAAGGTCGCCGTCATCGGCTACGGCTCGCAGGGCCACGCGCACGCGCAGAACCTCCGCGACTCCGGCGTCCAGGTCGTCGTCGGCCTGAAGGACGACTCCAAGTCCAAGCCCAAGGCCGAGGAGGCCGGCTTCGAGGTCAAGAACGTCGCCGACGCCGCGGCGTGGGCCGACGTCGTCGTCATCCTCGCGCCCGACCAGTTCCAGCGCCACATCTACGCCGAGTCGGTCAAGGACCAGCTCGCGCCCGGCAACGCGCTCGTCTTCGGCCACGGCTTCAACGTCCGCTTCGGCTACATCCAGGCGCCCGAGGGCGTCGACGTGATCCTCGTCGCGCCGAAGGCCCCCGGCCACACTGTGCGCCGCGAGTTCGTCGCGGGCCGCGGCATCCCCGACATCATCGCGGTCGAGCAGGATGCCTCGGGCCAGGCGTGGGACCTCGCGAAGTCGTACGCCAAGGCCATCGGCGGCACCCGCGCGGGCGTCATCAAGACGACGTTCACCGAGGAGACCGAGACCGACCTGTTCGGCGAGCAGTCCGTGCTCTGCGGGGGCGTGTCGCAGCTCGTGCAGTACGGCTTCGAGACGCTGACCGAGGCAGGCTACCAGCCCGAGATCGCGTACTTCGAGGTGCTCCACGAGCTCAAGCTCATCGTCGACCTCATGTGGGAAGGCGGCATCTCGAAGCAGCGCTGGTCGGTCTCCGACACGGCCGAGTACGGCGACTACGTCTCGGGCCCGCGCGTCATAGACCCGAGCGTCAAGGAGAACATGAAGGCGGTGCTCGCCGACATCCAGGACGGCACCTTCGCCAAGCGCTTCATCGACGACCAGGACAACGGCGCCAAGGAGTTCCTCGAGCTCCGCGCCAAGGGCGAGGGCCACCCCATCGAGACCACCGGTCGCGAGCTCCGCAAGCTCTTCTCGTGGACCCAGGTCGACGAGGACGACTACGTGGACGGCGAGGTCGCTCGCTGACGCGAGCGGACCTGCCGCCCTCTCCGTCACTGTGCTGATGCGGCGCCGGCCCTCGTCCGGCGCCGACGGCGAGGTCGCTCGCTGACGCGAGCGGACCTGCCGTCCTCTCCGTCACTGTGCTGATGCGGCGCCGGCCCTGGTCCGGCGCCGACGGCGAGGTCGCTCGCGAGCTTCTGGCGCTCGACGGCCCGCTTCGGAACAGCCCGTTCCCCGATCACGGGGGACGGGCTGTCGCGTGCCGTCTCGATCGGTCGCTTCGCTGAAGCGACAGGTCGAACATCGGGTCCGACGTCGCCGGGGCACGCGTCCTGGCGTGCTGCCGGTGGGAGAATGACCCATGTGACCGATGGCTCACCGGTCGAACGCGCCCGGGCGGCGCTCGGGCGCCACTCGTGGCGTGAAGCGTTCGACCTGCTCAGCGCCGAGGACGAGGCGGGGGCGCTCGCGCCCGCCGACCTCGTGCTGCTGGCCCAGGCGGCGTGGTGGGTGGGCAAGCTGCCCATGGCGATCGAGGTGCGTGAACGGGCCTTCGCCTCGGCGATCGCGCAGCACGACGGCGCCGTGGCCGCCCGGCTCGCCGTGACGCTCGCCCGTGACCACCTCTTCCGCAATGCCTATCCCGTCGCCAACGCGTGGCTCAAGCGGGCTCAGGGCCTCCTCGACCAGGTGCCGGAGAACCCCGGCCACGGATGGCTCGCAGCGATGCAGGCCTTCCACGACGCCCTCGTGGGCGATGAGCACGGCGCCCTCGCCAACGCCACTCAGGCCCTCGACATCGGTCGGCGCCACCACGACCGCGACCTCGAGACCTTCGCCATGGCGGAGCGCGGCTCGGCACTCGTCTCGACCGGCCGGGTGATCGAGGGTCTGGCACTCGTCGACGAAGCCACCGTCACGGCCGTCTCCGGCGAGATCGAGCCGGACATCGCAGGGGGCATCTGCTGCACGGGAATCGAGACGTACAGTTCGATCGGCGAGTGGACCCGTGCCGCCGAATGGACCGAGGCGCAGGACCGGTGGTGCCGGCGCGAGGGAATCAACGGCTATCCCGGCATGTGCCGCGTCTTCAGGTCCGAGATCAAGCGTCGACGCGGTGATTGGCTCGAGGCCGAGGCGGAGGCCCGCCAGGCTTCGGTCGAGCTCGCGGGCTTCGTGCCTGCTGCCGTCGGCACGGCGCTCTACCAGGTCGGTGAGATCCGGCTGCGCCGTGGCGACCTCCCAGGCGCTGAGGCGGCCCTCGTGGAGGCGCATGCGCTGGGGACCGACCCCGAACCCGCGATGTCGTTGCTGCGACTCGCCGAGGGCAAGGTCGAGGTCGCGGCGACGGGCATCAGATGGGCTCTGGACGGACCGGTGCCGACGCCGACCTGGCGGGCGACGCCGGACACCGGGCCCCATCGCCTGCCGCTGCTGCAGGCACAGGTCGAGATCGCGCTGGCCGAATCCGACGCGATGACGGCACGAGCGGCCGCCGAGGAGCTCGGCCGGATCGCGTCGGAGTTCCCGACCGGTGTGCCGCAGGCTGCTGCGGCGGCGGCGATGGGTGCGGTCGAGGCGGCGGAGGGCACGCTCGACGACGCTCGCCGGGACCTCTTGCTGGCGGCGTCGCTGTACACGGCTGCGGAGGCGCCCTTCGAGACGGCGATCGTACGTCGTGGTCTCGCCGACGTCCACGCGGCCGCCGGTGACGCCGATGCCGCGATCGTCGAGGCACGGGCCGCCCTGTTGGTGTTCGAGCGGCTCGGGGCCGTCCCCGAAGTGCATCGCACCGAGCGGCTGATCGCCACGATCGAGGCGTCCCTGGACGCGAGCGCGCTCGACGGCTCGGCTCGCGGACCGCTGGATGGCGGCCTGCCGAGGGTGGTGCGGACCTTCGTCTTCACCGACATCGTCGACTCGACACGACTCACCGAGTTGCTCGGCGACGAGGCCTGGACCCGCATCCTGAGGTGGCACGATCAGGCCGTACGCGCCGCCGTGGCCGAACACGGCGGGCAGGAGATCAAGGAGACCGGGGACGGGTTCTTCCTCGCGTTCGACGATCCGGACCAGGCCGTCGATGCTTCCGTGGCCATCCAGCGGAAACTGGCCGACCTGCGGCGCGAGCACGCGTTCGCCCCTGAGGTGCGGATCGGCGTCCACCGCGCCGAGGCGAGCCGGACGGGGCTCGACTACATCGGCGGCGGCGTCAACCTCGCGGCGCGCATCGGGATGGCCGCATCCGGGTCCGAGATCCTCGTGAGCGCCGCGACGATCGTCGGTTCACGGCGGCACGACCTGCCGATCGAGCGTCGGTCGTTGTCCCTCAAGGGGATAGCCGACCCCGTCGAGGTCGCCGCCGTCGCCTGGCGGTAGCCCCGGAGATCAGTGCCCTGTGCGATCTCCGTCATGCGCAGATGAGCAAAACCGTGCCGACCCCTTGTCACGAACCGACGCGGCATGATCGCATCCTCTCCATGACCCGACACACTCACCCTGAGCCCACCCCGCGCTGGTGTTCCTGCGCCGTGCCTGACGACGAGGTCGAGCCCACGACCTCCGGCTCCGGCTTCAGCCGACGCAACCTGCTGGTCGGCGCGTCCGCGGCCTCCGTGCTCGCGGCGGCCGGCTGGCCCGGCGCCGCCCAGGCCGCGCCGCGCGATGATTCCCTCAAGATCACGATCATGGGCACGTCCGACCTGCACAGCAACGCCGTCAACTGGGACTACTACAAGGACGCGACGTACAGCGACAGGGATCAGAACGCGATCGGCCTCGCGCGCGTCTCCAGCGTCGTCAAGCAGATCCGCGAGAAGCGCGGTCGCGACCACACACTGCTGTTCGACGCCGGCGACACCATCCAGGGGTCGCCGCTCGGTTTCTACTACGCGCTCGTCGACCCGGTGACCGAGAGCGGGGCGACCCATCCGATCGCGGCGCAGATGAACGCCATCGGCTACGACGCCGTCGCACTCGGCAACCACGAGTTCAACTACGGGCTCGAGTTCCTCGACTACTGGATCTCGCAGATGGACGCCGACGTGCTCGCCGCCAACGCGGTGCACGCCGGCACGAAGGTGCCCGCATTCACGCCGTACACGATCAAGACCATGAAGGTGAAGGGGCGCCCGCCGGTCCGCGTCGGCGTGCTCGGCCTCACGAACCCCGGCGTCGTGATCTGGGACAAGGCGAACGTCAGCGGCAAGATCGAGGTGCTCGACCTCGTCGAGGCTGCGGCCCGGTGGGTTCCGGTCATGCGTCGCGAGGGCGCGGATGTGGTGGTCGTCAGCGCCCACTCGGGTGAGAGCGGCACATCGTCGTACGGCAGCGACCTGCCCGTCGAGAATGCGGCGAAGCTCGTCGCCGAGCAGGTGCCCGGCATCGACGCCATCCTCTTCGGGCACGCCCACGTCGACGTGCCCGAGCGGCTCGTGACGAACACGGTCACCGGAAAGACGGTCGTGATGAGCGAACCGAAGAACTGGGGCCAGCGCCTCAGCGTCTTCGACCTGGATCTCGAGTTCTCGCGCGGCAAGTGGAGCGTCACGAAGGGCTCCGCCTGCACCATCAACACCAACACGGTCGTCGACGACCCCGAGCTCGTCGCCGTCGTGCGCGCGCAGCACGAGGCAGTGGTGAAGTACGTCAACACGCCGGTGGCCGTCTCCACCCAGGCCCTGTCGGCCGCCGAGGCGTGCTGGAAGGACACCGCGATCCTCGACTACGTGAACGAGGTCCAGACCGCGACGGTCGCGGCCGCCGTGGCCGGCACGCCCGAGGCGGCGCTGCCCATCGTGTCGATCGCGGCACCGTTCAACCGCGGCGCCACGTTCCCGGCCGGCGAGGTGACCATCAAGGATGTCGCAGGGCTGTACATCTACGACAACACGCTCATGGCCTCGGTGCTCACGGGCGCCCAGATCAAGGAGTACCTCGAGTACTCGGCGAAGTACTTCAAGCAGGTGGCGCCCGATGCCCCGGTCGACCCGGCGGCATGGACGAACGCCCCATGGCCGACCCCCCAATCGCCGACCATCCCGGACTACAACTACGACCAGTTCTCGGGCGTCGACTACGGCGTCGACATCTCTCAGCCGGTCGGCTCGCGCATCGTCGGCCTCTCCTTCAACGGTGCAGCCGTCGCGGCCGACCAGAAGTTCCTCGTCGCGGTCAACAACTACCGGCAGTCCGGTGGCGGTGGCTTCCCGCACATCGCGACCGCACCGGTGGTCTACAACGCGCAGGTGGCCATCCGCGAGGCCATCGTGTCGTACGCCTCGGCGCAGGGCACGATCGACCCGGCCGACTTCCACGTCGAGAACTGGCGACTCGTCAGGAACGGGACGCCCGTGGTCTGATCTCCGCGGACCGCCTGCGCGGCGGGGTCGGCTTCGGCCGGCCCCGCCGTCGGTGTCAGTCGGCGGAGTCGAAGCCGCAGGTGCTCTGCGGCTCGCCGAGGTCCGAGAGGTACGTTCTCCACTCATCGGCCGTGAGGTCACGGCCGGCGACTCGGCAAACCGCGTCGAACTGGTGCTCGGGATCGAGGTCCCAGACGACGACGCCCTCGGGCATCGACAGCGCGAGCTCCATCCCATCGGGGCGCAGGTGTTCGGCGAGCGGGGTCGCGGGGTCGGCGTGCAGGGGCTCGCCGATCCGGGTTCCGCTCGGCAGGTCGTACAGCATCGTCGAGCCGTCCGCCGCGCTGATGAGAAGCGTTCGCGCGTCGGTGCTCAACGCCGGGATGCCGAGGCCGCCCGCGGCTCCGGGAAGCGATCCGGTGCGGTCGAGCGTGTCCGTCTCGTACCATCCGATGCGGTTGTCCTCGAGGCCGATCAGCCTGCCGTCATCCAGGATGACCGTGCCTCCGATGAAGAGGGCACGATCCTCCACGACCTGCCCGTCGTCCCCGTCGATGATCGTCACGTGCGTGGACACGGGCGTGCCGTCCGGCGCGAGAGCGGATTCCCCGAAGTACGTGACCGCGATGCGTCGGCCATCTGGGGACTTGGCGAACCAGATGGGCCAGCCGTCGAAGGCGAGCGGGTCTCCGACGGGCTCGAGGTCCGCCGAGTCGAGGTCGACGATCCGGCCTTCGGGGTCCATCGCATGGATCACCGCGCCGTCGAGATCGACCCAGTACCTGTGCAGGTCGAGTGGCTCGCCGATGGGCGCTCCGCGGTCGGGATCGACGACGCGGAAGGCGAGGTCGTCGGGGTAGTTGGCGATGAGCCGGCGCCCGGCAGCCCAGCCGACGGCGTTGACCGCACCGTCGAGCTCATAGGTCTGAGCGCCGGTTCGCGTGTCCACGACCGCTGCGCCGACCCACGGCGACTCGCTGATCGATCCGGGGTGCGGCGGGGCCACGACGATCGAACTGCCCTCGAACGAGTAGCCTCCCACCGCGGTCGCGCCCGGCGCGACGAGCCGGTGCGCAGCACCCCCGCCGTCGAGACTCCACCGGGAGATCGCTGCCTCGGTGCCGCTGATCGTCGTGAGAACCGCCCCGTCGGGCGAGACCTCCATCGTGCCGACGTCGCCGAGCAGGGAGTCCAAGCTCTCGCCGGTCGCGCGACCGTCCTCGAGTACGAATACGGTGATGCGTCCGTATCTGTTGCCGCAGTAGATGCGGTCGTGCGGTTCGGATACGGCCAGCCAGTAGCACGGTCCGTATGTCTGACCGCCGAGCTCGCGCGACCAGACGACGCGCTTCGCGGCAGCATCGACGGCGATGAGCTCCTTGTCCCCGGCAGCCACGATACGACCAGACGGGGTCACATCGATCGCCTGGTGCGCGGAGCCCTCGGGGACGACGATCGAGTCCACGACTCTCGCCGAGGCCGGATCGATCACGTCGAGGCTCGTCCCGAGCCGGCCGACGATGAGGCGCCCCGCCGGGTCGAACGTCATGGCGACGGCGAGCGTGTCGCGGTCGAGGGGGATCGGACGATCACCCGCGATCGGGCGCCGCTCGCCCGAATCGGTCGAGACGAGCGTGACCGCGCCGTCCCGCGCAGCGGCGACGGCGACGATCGAGCCGGTCCGATCGAGGGCGAGCGCGCCGGCGCCGATATCGAGCGGTGTCGGGCCGACCAGATGACGTCCGCTCGCGAGCTCCACCACGACGAGCTGGGACGCGCTTGCCACGCCGATGAGCTGTCCGGGGATCTCGACGGACTCGGTCGACCAGAGCACCGCGCCGACACGGCCGTCACCGCTCACCGCGACGAGGATCGGCCCATTGACATCGGCTTGGAATCCGAGGTCCAGATCCCGTGCGACTTGGGCGGTCTCGAGATCTCGAATCGCGAGCTCGCCGTCGACCGTTACGACGAGCGCCTGCTCGGTCCCGGGGATCACAGCACCGTAGGCGTGGTTCACACCGGGCATGAACGCGTTCCCGAGGAATCCTCCGGCTCCTTGAAGCACTCCCATGAGGCCCGATCGCGTGCGCGGGTCATCCGGCCAGCGCCGATAGGCCTCCGCGGCGAGCAGGGCCGAGACGTCGCGTTCGGAGTCTCGAAGGGCGAGCGCCATGCCGACCAGGCCCTCGATGGTGGCGCTGTCCCGCTGGGCGCTCGCTTCGCGAGACGACACCATGGCAACCGACCCGGCTCCGACCAGGAGCACGATCAGCCCCGCCGCCATCGCCAAGGTGCTGCGGAGCCGCCGATTCTGCCGGCGGTCGTGCCGGGCGCGCTCGGCGAGCGCCTCCTGCTCCGAGGTCTCCCGCGCGGAGGACGCGGCGAGGAAGGCCGACTCGGTGTCGGTGAGGTCCCTCGGCTCGGCTTCGCGCCACTCGCGCACCGCCTGCAGGCGACCTCCGCGGTAGAGGTCCTCATCCGGGCGGCCGTCGGCGTCCCATGCCTCCGCGGCGAGCGAGAGCGAGGCGAGCAGCCGCGTGCCCTCCGCGTCCTCCTCGAGCCAGGCGTGGAGTCGCGGCCACGCGGTCGCGATCGACTCGTGGGCGACGGCGAGGGAATCGGCCTCGGTGCTCACGAGCCGTGCATCGGCGAGCAGGGCGAGGACCTCGTCTCGCGAGGGATCGGCTCGGAGTGCACGCGAGGGCACCCGCCGACGCACGGGACTGCCGTCGGGAGCGAGTGCAACGAGCCGTGCCAGCGTCGAGCGGCACAGGGCCCGTTGGCGCGCATCCATCGACTGGTACAGCCGGTCCGCAGACTGTGCGATGGCGCCGGAGATGCCACCGGATGCCTCGTAACCGGCCACCGTCAGAGTGCCGCCCTCGCGACGAAGCCAGGTCTCGACGAGCGCGTGCGAGACGTGAGGGAGCGAACCGCTGCCTCCCGTCGCATCCCGGAGGATCAGCTCGGAGAGGCCGGGCTCGAGACGGAGTCCGGCGCGGCGCGCGGGCTGCTCGATCGCCGCGCGGAGGTTCTCCGGCGACATCGGACCGACCAGGTGCACGCCTGCCGAGAACAGCCGGCGAAGCTCCGGCTGGGCAGCGCAGTCGTCGAGGAAGTCGGAACGCACCACGAGGATGATCGAGGCCCCCTGCTCGATCGCCTCGGCGAGGGCGTGGGCGACATCGTCCACGTCGTGGGTCCCGGCTCCCGTATGGAAGAGCTCCTCGAACTGGTCCACCACGACGACGACCGGCGCCCGCCGAGCCCCGGCCATCGCATCTCGAACGGCCGCGCCGAGCTTCGCCGACGGGGTCAGGATCACGACACGATCGCCTCGCCGCCGCAGGACGGGCACGAGACCGGCACGAACGAGGCTCGACTTGCCGCTGCCGGATGCTCCGGTCACCGCCAGGAAGGGCGAATGCGCGAGGCGGTCGAGGGCTGCGCCGATGTCCTCGCCGCGACCGAAGAAGTCTTCCTCGTCGTCGACCCCGAATGCCGTGAGGCCGTGGTACGGGCACGCGTCGCTCGGCGTCGCGGGAGGCTCCCCGACGTCGAGCACTGAGTCGTGCCTCAGGATCGCCAGTTCGAGCCCGCGGAGCTCCTCGCCCGGCTCGATCCCGAGCTCCTCCGCCAGACGCTGGCGCGCCGACCTGATCGCCGCGAGGGCATCGGCCTGCCTTCCGTTCCGGTAGAGCGCGGTGGCGAGCAGGACCCAACGTTGCTCTCGCAGGGGCTGCTCGCGGACGAGACGCTCGGCGCCGGCGATCACCGACGCGTGCCCGCCCAGCGCCAGTCGGCAGCGGAGGAGGAGTTCTTCGGCCTCGACGCGCACCTCCGAGAGGCGCGCCGACTCGACGACGGCAGGCGGCCATTCGGGCAGGTCGGGGTACGGTGCACCGCGCCAGAGTTCGAGTGCGCGATCGAGCGCGTCGATCGCGCGCGCAGGATCACCGTCGTCGGCGTGCGCGCGGGCGGCCTCCACGAGTCGGTCGAACCGACGCGCATCCACCGAGTCCGGGTCGAGCACGATCGTGTACCCGCCCGGCCCAGTCCTGATCAGCCGGGAGCCGAGAGCCCGGCGCAGCAGGCTGACGGCGTGCTGCACCTGCTTCGGCCAGGTGCCCGGCGGGTCGTCGCCCCAGACCGCGTCAGCCAACTCGTGGGGGGAGACGGGGAATCCGCTGCGGAGGACCAACGCCGAGAGAACCGATCGTTCCCTCGGGCTCAACGGCCCGTTGTCGGTGAGCAGCGGGCCGAGGACCCCCACGCTCATAGCCGCATTCTTCGCCCCAGCGTGATACGCGTCAATGCAACGGGCGCCCCACCGATACCGTCCCGATACCGGCCGGGGCCGGGGCCGATACCCCGACGTCGCAGCTTCGAAGCATGAACACCACGACCAAGACCCATCGCCTGACCGCGGCGGCATGCGCCGCCATCCTCGCGGTCACCTTCGCCGGCTGCGCAAGCGCCGCCGGATCGAGGGGCACCGCGCCCAAGATCGCCGTCGGTGGAGCTGCATCCGGCTCCGCTCGCTTCGTGCCCGACGACAACGATCCCCGTGGGCGTCACACCGTCCGCGAGTGGATCTCGCTTCAGGCCGTCGACGATGTCCTGAGCCCCTTGACGTCGATCACCTCCGCGGAGCTGCGCGACCGGTATGGCGCCCGACAGGCAGCCCCGATCGAGTCGTCGCAGGTCGATCCGTCGCGGGTCGATCGTCCGCGGATCGATCCCAGGCTCACCACGGCTGGGTGATGACGGCGCGGCGGGGTCGGATTGCGCCGGCCCCGCCCGTCGTCAGTCGACCGAATCGAAGCCGCAGGTGCTCCGCCAGTCTCCGAGGTCGCCGAGGTAGGTGCGCCACTCGTTCTCGGTGAGATCACGGCCGGCGATGCGACAGACGTACTCGAACTGGTGGTCGGGATCCATGTCCCACACGACGACGCCCTCGGGCATCGAGAGGGCCATCTCGAGGCCGTCGGGACGGAGGTACCCCTGCGGGATGGGCTTACCATCCGTGGGGAACGCTTCGCCGATCTGGGTTCCCGTCGCCGTGTCGTACAGGATCGCCGTGTCATCCCCGACCGTCACCAACAGGAGCCGAGCGTCGTCGCTTGATGACGGATGCTCGAATCTGCCCGCCGCGCCGGCGATCGTTCCCACCCGCGCCAGGGGATCGGTCTCGTACCGGCCCATGCGAGTGCCCTCCATGCTGATGAGTTCGTCGTTCTCGAGCATGATGTGCGCCCCGATCTCCGCGGGCTCGTCGTACAGGAGGCGATGCCCCTCGGTCGAGAAGATCGCCAGCCGCGTCCCGGGGTTGCCTCCCGTCCCCTCGTGACTCCCATAGGTCACCGCGATCCGGTCGCCCTCAGGCGTGGTCGAGATCCGAAGCGGGAATCCGCCGACACGCCACGACTCGCCCACCGGGTCACCCGTCCGTGGATCCAGCTCCTGAACGTCGTCGGTCCCCGACAAGGCGAACAGTCTCGTGCCGTCGACCGAAGGCCAGAGGCCGCCATCATAGGCATCCAGATCAACCGCTGGCGCCAGGTCTGCTCCGGTGTCCGCGTCGATGCCGAGAAGCCCGTGCTCAGACCCACGTGCAAAGAGTCGTGCGTCTCGTGCCCAGCTGACCTCACTCACCGCCTCGTCGAACTCGTACGTCGGAGCGCCCGTCGCCGTATCGACGATGACGACCCCCTCCAGAATCCGTCGCACGACGAGGGCCGGGCGCATCTCGACATACTCTTCTGCAATGGCCGGAAGGTCGGCTTGTGCGGCTGTAGCGACCATCGAGCCCTCGAACGAGTACGGTCCGGCCAGCATGTGCCCTGGAGCGAGAAGCCGACGCCCGAGGCCCAGGCCACCGAGCTGCCACCGGGAGATCACCGGCCGATCACCACTGATGGCCGTCAGCACAGCGCCGTCGGCGCTCAGGTCGATCGTCCCGACGTCGCCGTAGACGGGCCCGATCTCTTCGGCGGGAACCAGCGCGCCGTCCGCGAGATCGAAGACGCTGATCCTCCCGAATCGGCTTCCGCAATACACGCGCTGCATCGACTCCGATACGGCGAGCCAGTTGCACTCCTCAGGTGGGAGCGGCCAGCTGAATTCCGTCGACCAACGGACTTGGCGGAGGTCGGGCTCGAATGCGACCAGTCCGAATTCTCCTGATGCAATCACGATTCCGGAGTCGCCGACCGTCATGGCGGCGTGCGCTGTCGATTCTGGCACTGCGATGGTCGCCGAGATCGTCGCGGAATCGGGATCGATCATGTCGACGTGGTCATCGAGGCGTCCGACCAGGAGCCGACCACCGCGATCGAACGCCAGTGCTGCGGTATTCGCGTAGATGCCGCCATCCGGGATGCCGTCGCCGGCGAGTGCTGTAGGTTTCTCCCCAACGATTCCGCGCCCACGCCTGTCCGAGGTCGATCTCAGCGTCACTGCGCCGTTGCTGGAATCCGCGATCGCAATGGTGGAACCGTCGGCATTCACGGCGAGCGCGCCCGCCCCGACGTCGATGTCGGTCGGACCCTCGATGCGCTCGGCGCGTTCGAGGTCGAACACGACGAGGTGCGAGTCATCGGTGCTGCCAGATTCCGGCTGAGACGGCCACACCACGACACCGATACGGCCGTCGCCGCTCACCTCGACGAGCGGCGGTGTCGGACGTGCGGGGCCGGGGTCGAACCCGAGATCCA is a window encoding:
- a CDS encoding nSTAND1 domain-containing NTPase encodes the protein MSVGVLGPLLTDNGPLSPRERSVLSALVLRSGFPVSPHELADAVWGDDPPGTWPKQVQHAVSLLRRALGSRLIRTGPGGYTIVLDPDSVDARRFDRLVEAARAHADDGDPARAIDALDRALELWRGAPYPDLPEWPPAVVESARLSEVRVEAEELLLRCRLALGGHASVIAGAERLVREQPLREQRWVLLATALYRNGRQADALAAIRSARQRLAEELGIEPGEELRGLELAILRHDSVLDVGEPPATPSDACPYHGLTAFGVDDEEDFFGRGEDIGAALDRLAHSPFLAVTGASGSGKSSLVRAGLVPVLRRRGDRVVILTPSAKLGAAVRDAMAGARRAPVVVVVDQFEELFHTGAGTHDVDDVAHALAEAIEQGASIILVVRSDFLDDCAAQPELRRLFSAGVHLVGPMSPENLRAAIEQPARRAGLRLEPGLSELILRDATGGSGSLPHVSHALVETWLRREGGTLTVAGYEASGGISGAIAQSADRLYQSMDARQRALCRSTLARLVALAPDGSPVRRRVPSRALRADPSRDEVLALLADARLVSTEADSLAVAHESIATAWPRLHAWLEEDAEGTRLLASLSLAAEAWDADGRPDEDLYRGGRLQAVREWREAEPRDLTDTESAFLAASSARETSEQEALAERARHDRRQNRRLRSTLAMAAGLIVLLVGAGSVAMVSSREASAQRDSATIEGLVGMALALRDSERDVSALLAAEAYRRWPDDPRTRSGLMGVLQGAGGFLGNAFMPGVNHAYGAVIPGTEQALVVTVDGELAIRDLETAQVARDLDLGFQADVNGPILVAVSGDGRVGAVLWSTESVEIPGQLIGVASASQLVVVELASGRHLVGPTPLDIGAGALALDRTGSIVAVAAARDGAVTLVSTDSGERRPIAGDRPIPLDRDTLAVAMTFDPAGRLIVGRLGTSLDVIDPASARVVDSIVVPEGSAHQAIDVTPSGRIVAAGDKELIAVDAAAKRVVWSRELGGQTYGPCYWLAVSEPHDRIYCGNRYGRITVFVLEDGRATGESLDSLLGDVGTMEVSPDGAVLTTISGTEAAISRWSLDGGGAAHRLVAPGATAVGGYSFEGSSIVVAPPHPGSISESPWVGAAVVDTRTGAQTYELDGAVNAVGWAAGRRLIANYPDDLAFRVVDPDRGAPIGEPLDLHRYWVDLDGAVIHAMDPEGRIVDLDSADLEPVGDPLAFDGWPIWFAKSPDGRRIAVTYFGESALAPDGTPVSTHVTIIDGDDGQVVEDRALFIGGTVILDDGRLIGLEDNRIGWYETDTLDRTGSLPGAAGGLGIPALSTDARTLLISAADGSTMLYDLPSGTRIGEPLHADPATPLAEHLRPDGMELALSMPEGVVVWDLDPEHQFDAVCRVAGRDLTADEWRTYLSDLGEPQSTCGFDSAD
- the ilvN gene encoding acetolactate synthase small subunit, coding for MSTHVLSLLVEDKPGLLTRVAGLFARRGFNIESLAVGHSEIDGLSRITVVVDVEDLPLEQVTKQLNKLVNVIKIVELDPAQSVQREHLLIKVRVDNSTRSAVLEAVNLFRARVVDVSTDALVIEVTGDSGKTTALLKVLEPYGIKEIAQSGLLAIGRGGKSITERVFKS
- a CDS encoding bifunctional metallophosphatase/5'-nucleotidase → MTRHTHPEPTPRWCSCAVPDDEVEPTTSGSGFSRRNLLVGASAASVLAAAGWPGAAQAAPRDDSLKITIMGTSDLHSNAVNWDYYKDATYSDRDQNAIGLARVSSVVKQIREKRGRDHTLLFDAGDTIQGSPLGFYYALVDPVTESGATHPIAAQMNAIGYDAVALGNHEFNYGLEFLDYWISQMDADVLAANAVHAGTKVPAFTPYTIKTMKVKGRPPVRVGVLGLTNPGVVIWDKANVSGKIEVLDLVEAAARWVPVMRREGADVVVVSAHSGESGTSSYGSDLPVENAAKLVAEQVPGIDAILFGHAHVDVPERLVTNTVTGKTVVMSEPKNWGQRLSVFDLDLEFSRGKWSVTKGSACTINTNTVVDDPELVAVVRAQHEAVVKYVNTPVAVSTQALSAAEACWKDTAILDYVNEVQTATVAAAVAGTPEAALPIVSIAAPFNRGATFPAGEVTIKDVAGLYIYDNTLMASVLTGAQIKEYLEYSAKYFKQVAPDAPVDPAAWTNAPWPTPQSPTIPDYNYDQFSGVDYGVDISQPVGSRIVGLSFNGAAVAADQKFLVAVNNYRQSGGGGFPHIATAPVVYNAQVAIREAIVSYASAQGTIDPADFHVENWRLVRNGTPVV
- the ilvC gene encoding ketol-acid reductoisomerase, whose product is MAEIYYDKDADLSLIQGKKVAVIGYGSQGHAHAQNLRDSGVQVVVGLKDDSKSKPKAEEAGFEVKNVADAAAWADVVVILAPDQFQRHIYAESVKDQLAPGNALVFGHGFNVRFGYIQAPEGVDVILVAPKAPGHTVRREFVAGRGIPDIIAVEQDASGQAWDLAKSYAKAIGGTRAGVIKTTFTEETETDLFGEQSVLCGGVSQLVQYGFETLTEAGYQPEIAYFEVLHELKLIVDLMWEGGISKQRWSVSDTAEYGDYVSGPRVIDPSVKENMKAVLADIQDGTFAKRFIDDQDNGAKEFLELRAKGEGHPIETTGRELRKLFSWTQVDEDDYVDGEVAR
- a CDS encoding adenylate/guanylate cyclase domain-containing protein, with protein sequence MTDGSPVERARAALGRHSWREAFDLLSAEDEAGALAPADLVLLAQAAWWVGKLPMAIEVRERAFASAIAQHDGAVAARLAVTLARDHLFRNAYPVANAWLKRAQGLLDQVPENPGHGWLAAMQAFHDALVGDEHGALANATQALDIGRRHHDRDLETFAMAERGSALVSTGRVIEGLALVDEATVTAVSGEIEPDIAGGICCTGIETYSSIGEWTRAAEWTEAQDRWCRREGINGYPGMCRVFRSEIKRRRGDWLEAEAEARQASVELAGFVPAAVGTALYQVGEIRLRRGDLPGAEAALVEAHALGTDPEPAMSLLRLAEGKVEVAATGIRWALDGPVPTPTWRATPDTGPHRLPLLQAQVEIALAESDAMTARAAAEELGRIASEFPTGVPQAAAAAAMGAVEAAEGTLDDARRDLLLAASLYTAAEAPFETAIVRRGLADVHAAAGDADAAIVEARAALLVFERLGAVPEVHRTERLIATIEASLDASALDGSARGPLDGGLPRVVRTFVFTDIVDSTRLTELLGDEAWTRILRWHDQAVRAAVAEHGGQEIKETGDGFFLAFDDPDQAVDASVAIQRKLADLRREHAFAPEVRIGVHRAEASRTGLDYIGGGVNLAARIGMAASGSEILVSAATIVGSRRHDLPIERRSLSLKGIADPVEVAAVAWR